A region from the Corallococcus caeni genome encodes:
- a CDS encoding GGDEF domain-containing protein, with translation MGQNETVVTVISKISERPVNLDAALVVIYGLDLGRKYDLAREETLIGRSSKADIQIDQEAVSRNHARITNTTKGVRIEDLGSTNGTFVNDDVAASARSLQNGDLVKIGRTIFKFIAGGNIEAAYHDEIYRLTTMDGLTQIYNRRYFDEQLDREISRSRRYERVLSLVMFDLDRFKEVNDTYGHLAGDSVLKQLASTVRTRIRREDVFARYGGEEFALLLPEIQLTGARQLAEKVRKLVERQRFEFDKQVIPVTLSVGVATLEPHHREPAELVRAADEHLFEAKNQGRNRVCG, from the coding sequence ATGGGCCAGAATGAGACGGTCGTCACCGTCATCTCGAAGATCTCCGAGCGCCCCGTCAACCTGGACGCGGCGCTGGTGGTCATCTACGGCCTGGATCTGGGACGCAAGTACGACCTGGCGCGTGAGGAGACGCTGATCGGCCGGTCGTCCAAGGCGGACATCCAGATTGATCAGGAAGCGGTGAGCCGCAACCACGCGCGCATCACCAACACCACCAAGGGCGTGCGCATCGAGGACCTGGGGTCCACCAACGGCACGTTCGTGAACGACGACGTCGCGGCGTCGGCGCGGTCGCTGCAGAACGGCGACCTGGTGAAGATTGGCCGCACCATCTTCAAGTTCATCGCGGGCGGCAACATCGAGGCGGCGTACCACGACGAGATCTACCGGCTGACCACGATGGACGGCCTGACGCAGATCTACAACCGCCGCTACTTCGACGAGCAGCTGGACCGGGAGATCTCCCGCAGCCGCCGCTACGAGCGCGTGCTGTCGCTGGTGATGTTCGACCTGGATCGCTTCAAGGAAGTGAACGACACCTACGGGCACCTCGCCGGGGACTCGGTGCTCAAGCAGCTGGCGTCCACCGTGCGCACGCGCATCCGGCGCGAGGACGTCTTCGCCCGCTACGGCGGCGAGGAGTTCGCGCTGCTCCTGCCGGAGATCCAGCTGACCGGCGCCCGTCAGCTCGCGGAGAAGGTGCGCAAGCTGGTGGAGCGGCAGCGCTTCGAGTTCGACAAGCAGGTCATCCCCGTCACGCTGTCGGTGGGCGTGGCCACGCTGGAGCCGCACCACCGCGAGCCCGCGGAGCTGGTGCGCGCCGCGGACGAGCACCTCTTCGAGGCGAAGAACCAGGGGCGCAACCGCGTCTGCGGCTGA
- a CDS encoding carboxypeptidase-like regulatory domain-containing protein, giving the protein MRHIPLPVRSPGLVLACLLACAMGCGMSDLDAPFIQGGWADDACTVDQDCADPALFFCNTALSRCEPACRTDLDCSVTRRGELNAIAACETQALGCRCDASRCVPALCTGDDGCDGLDVCRDGACRPPPPPSAAVACRVVPERVVAPVGTALRFEAWVTDARGEPVVPRDGLTWSAVSALVKGGGSGSGATFTLDSAGLEVEAVEARVGTASCRASVTVLPPHTAEGQVRVVVTDALTGHPVEAASVVVADALGSATARATTDARGVAVLAGRSDSTLSVFHPDFGYLTVANYDMGGSRDLRLPLRRNPVDRVGGVRARFTNLAPAVTNGALSLGMAGLSVPGLLSQAAPAQVQGSDRAVDLTLGGAMRQFQVPANVWVNGLGALAPESVDVPGIAGVCDAALADVADPGAATRAGGCGTRTLWALTAQVLARELPAGMMEPGTDPLLLLARALPPSGRFSSAVSRDVQFALRSPDAGEPAVQAPLLPLDFRQVPLAFPFVTRVPPLPRFRDGYLGRVLVLGSVAAPGRGTVPLGLGAAVNLNPVDPYTDTQPGLAAPGFVRVRMAPAHHGLEGQAYRLIALASSGTLGGEEPMGQATSAVMAPLDAPHFDPEGTEPVTLADAFLGIPERARYNPDTLPWHGLLPREWRMDTTVPGATLVRATFTNAAGRRWTVWVDGRRSVTGVRLPVPPSGLEDRTFQGDTEGSRASLSVEALAVATPEGRSLNLSALAESGGLAPEPLAAAVRAASTLNYGRPQVTWLEPAEDASLARGATVRVRVDGFRVGKESANGDEGAVLLTVRGGGPDCDGARVRGDTVTRSGEVALSLPAACSGPEVTLVASLVDLLDLPLRPAVSAARTVRVP; this is encoded by the coding sequence ATGCGTCACATCCCCCTTCCGGTCCGGTCCCCCGGCCTCGTGCTCGCATGCCTGCTGGCGTGCGCCATGGGCTGCGGGATGTCCGACCTGGACGCGCCGTTCATCCAAGGCGGATGGGCGGACGATGCCTGCACGGTGGATCAGGACTGCGCGGATCCGGCGCTGTTCTTCTGCAACACGGCCCTGTCGCGCTGTGAGCCCGCGTGCCGCACGGACCTCGACTGCTCCGTGACGCGCCGGGGGGAGCTGAACGCCATCGCCGCGTGTGAGACGCAGGCGCTGGGCTGCCGCTGTGACGCCAGCCGCTGCGTCCCGGCCCTGTGCACCGGAGATGACGGCTGCGACGGCCTGGACGTGTGCCGCGACGGCGCCTGTCGTCCGCCCCCGCCGCCGTCCGCCGCCGTGGCGTGCCGTGTGGTCCCCGAGCGCGTCGTCGCGCCCGTGGGCACCGCCCTGCGCTTCGAGGCCTGGGTGACGGATGCTCGGGGCGAGCCGGTCGTCCCGCGCGACGGCCTCACCTGGTCCGCCGTGTCGGCGCTGGTGAAGGGCGGCGGCTCCGGTTCCGGGGCCACGTTCACGCTGGACTCGGCGGGCCTGGAGGTGGAGGCGGTGGAGGCCCGGGTGGGCACGGCCTCGTGCCGCGCGAGCGTCACCGTGCTGCCGCCGCACACGGCCGAGGGGCAGGTGCGGGTGGTGGTGACGGACGCGCTCACGGGCCACCCCGTCGAGGCGGCCTCGGTGGTGGTGGCGGACGCGCTGGGCAGCGCGACGGCGCGCGCGACGACGGACGCGCGGGGCGTGGCGGTGCTCGCGGGGCGGAGCGATTCGACGCTGTCCGTCTTCCACCCGGACTTCGGCTACCTCACGGTGGCGAACTACGACATGGGCGGCTCGCGCGACCTGCGGCTGCCCCTGCGCCGCAACCCGGTGGACCGCGTGGGCGGGGTGCGCGCCCGGTTCACCAACCTGGCGCCCGCGGTGACGAACGGGGCGCTGTCCCTGGGGATGGCGGGGCTGTCCGTGCCGGGGCTCCTGTCGCAGGCGGCCCCCGCGCAGGTGCAGGGCTCCGACCGGGCCGTGGACCTCACGCTGGGCGGAGCGATGCGCCAGTTCCAGGTGCCCGCCAACGTCTGGGTGAACGGGCTGGGGGCCCTCGCGCCCGAGTCCGTGGACGTGCCGGGCATCGCGGGCGTGTGCGACGCGGCGCTCGCGGACGTGGCGGATCCGGGCGCGGCCACGCGCGCGGGGGGCTGCGGCACGCGCACGCTCTGGGCCCTCACCGCGCAGGTGCTGGCCCGGGAGCTGCCGGCGGGGATGATGGAGCCGGGCACGGATCCGCTGCTGCTCCTGGCGCGCGCGCTGCCGCCGTCGGGGCGGTTCTCGTCCGCCGTGTCGCGCGACGTGCAGTTCGCCCTGCGTTCCCCCGACGCTGGGGAGCCGGCGGTCCAGGCGCCGCTCCTGCCGCTGGACTTCCGGCAGGTGCCGCTGGCCTTCCCGTTCGTGACCCGCGTCCCGCCGCTTCCGCGCTTCCGCGACGGCTACCTGGGGCGCGTCCTGGTGTTGGGCTCGGTGGCCGCTCCCGGACGCGGCACCGTGCCGCTGGGCCTGGGCGCCGCCGTCAACCTCAACCCGGTGGATCCGTACACGGACACGCAGCCGGGGCTCGCCGCGCCGGGCTTCGTGCGCGTGCGCATGGCGCCGGCCCATCACGGCCTGGAGGGCCAGGCGTACCGGCTGATCGCGCTCGCGTCGTCGGGGACGCTGGGCGGCGAGGAGCCCATGGGCCAGGCCACCAGCGCGGTGATGGCGCCCCTGGATGCGCCCCACTTCGATCCGGAGGGCACGGAGCCGGTGACCCTCGCGGACGCGTTCCTCGGCATCCCCGAGCGCGCCCGCTACAACCCCGACACGCTGCCGTGGCACGGCCTGCTGCCGCGCGAGTGGCGCATGGACACCACGGTGCCCGGGGCGACGCTCGTGCGCGCGACGTTCACCAACGCGGCGGGACGGCGCTGGACGGTGTGGGTGGATGGCCGCCGCTCCGTTACCGGCGTGCGCCTGCCCGTGCCGCCCTCGGGCCTGGAGGACCGCACGTTCCAGGGCGACACCGAGGGCTCGCGCGCGTCGCTGTCGGTGGAGGCGCTGGCCGTGGCCACGCCCGAGGGCAGGTCGCTGAACCTCTCCGCGCTGGCGGAGTCCGGGGGCCTGGCGCCCGAGCCGCTCGCCGCGGCGGTGCGCGCCGCGTCCACGCTGAACTACGGACGTCCCCAGGTGACGTGGCTGGAGCCCGCGGAGGACGCGTCGCTCGCGCGCGGCGCCACCGTGCGCGTGCGGGTGGACGGCTTCCGGGTGGGGAAGGAGAGCGCCAACGGCGACGAGGGGGCCGTGCTGCTCACCGTGCGTGGCGGCGGTCCGGACTGCGATGGCGCGCGGGTGCGCGGCGACACGGTCACACGGTCGGGCGAGGTGGCGCTCAGCCTGCCCGCCGCCTGCTCCGGGCCGGAGGTGACGCTGGTGGCGTCGCTGGTGGATCTGCTGGACCTGCCGCTGCGGCCCGCCGTCAGCGCCGCGCGCACGGTGCGGGTGCCCTGA
- a CDS encoding YciI family protein has product MRFMMLVKATPESETGRLPTTEELTTMGKYNEELVKAGILLAGEGLHPSTRGARVTFSAKGATVTDGPFTETKELVSGFWIIEVKSREEAIAWARRIPFKDGQVEVRQVASAEDFAPSDPTGELRAKEEELRAQVEAKARA; this is encoded by the coding sequence ATGCGCTTCATGATGCTCGTCAAGGCGACCCCCGAAAGCGAGACCGGCCGGCTTCCCACGACGGAGGAGCTGACCACGATGGGCAAGTACAACGAGGAGCTGGTGAAGGCCGGCATCCTGCTCGCGGGCGAAGGGCTCCACCCCAGCACCAGGGGCGCCCGCGTGACGTTCTCCGCCAAGGGCGCCACGGTGACGGACGGCCCCTTCACGGAGACGAAGGAGCTGGTCTCCGGCTTCTGGATCATCGAGGTGAAGTCGCGCGAGGAGGCCATCGCCTGGGCCCGCCGCATCCCCTTCAAGGACGGCCAGGTGGAGGTGCGCCAGGTGGCCTCCGCGGAGGACTTCGCGCCCAGCGACCCCACGGGCGAGCTGCGCGCGAAGGAGGAGGAACTGCGCGCGCAGGTCGAGGCGAAGGCCAGGGCCTGA
- a CDS encoding 1-acyl-sn-glycerol-3-phosphate acyltransferase, with protein MTKGVLGNDPFQRGAAPRTGEVKDDAADSKAAKKSAASKSAKGAKPAGKAKNARGGATKSGAQAKAPKGGKGAAAKQATATPKTPAAKVHKFEARTNGHGSVKQEQDAREAEHAAGQHPSGEERSSLREPATPGPSPELGPSRPQVLADEVHGSRPRERTVDRALTEAIASDAAEAAAKTAVDEVFEGRRGPDRDIERVLATELVAEVAESAVRQVLDDDNGSAPERELAAAVATQVAEATAGVAVDEVLDRHATGPEERALSTAEDRDARDLDEDEGTDEVWTADAWQRDPKDVPPPEITEEVWTADAWSRDPEGMAAPTDPDEEDDFVSGVERVEENGVHISVSIIEGAAPTDVEPEVELPDESHDELPPSRRPLSLVSDPGEEPFQEAPEQEQPAVDRPEEPAPAAGFAGRAAGMFSLAKEIAGQALASDGLGRAVGAMHGLMEAVRTSLGTGGGSRLDDYGKDAGLVENLQPVLDFLYEQYWRVSVEGVDQVPRGAAILVANHSGALPYDGLVMAQALARERPDLLEARWLVEDQVFHAPMLGTLFNRLGAVRASPENALRLLDERRPLVVFPEGYQGASKPFAERYRLKRFGRGGFVKLALRTGAPIVPVAIVGAEETSPLLGRLPGGFLGFPSLPLTAPGPLPAKWTIRFGEPLSMEGLPPEAADDLGEVQRLTELTRESIQRMLQALLRERRSVFAG; from the coding sequence ATGACCAAGGGTGTCCTCGGGAATGATCCCTTCCAGCGGGGCGCCGCGCCTCGCACGGGCGAGGTGAAGGACGACGCGGCCGATTCGAAGGCCGCGAAGAAGTCCGCGGCATCGAAGTCCGCGAAGGGCGCGAAGCCAGCGGGCAAGGCGAAGAACGCCCGGGGCGGAGCGACGAAGTCCGGCGCGCAGGCGAAGGCGCCCAAGGGTGGCAAGGGCGCGGCGGCGAAGCAGGCCACCGCGACGCCGAAGACGCCCGCCGCCAAGGTCCACAAGTTCGAGGCGCGCACGAACGGGCACGGCAGCGTGAAGCAGGAGCAGGACGCGCGCGAGGCCGAGCACGCGGCGGGACAGCATCCCTCCGGCGAGGAGCGCTCTTCGCTGCGCGAGCCCGCCACGCCGGGGCCCTCTCCCGAGCTGGGGCCGTCGCGGCCCCAGGTCCTCGCGGACGAGGTGCACGGCTCGCGTCCGCGGGAGCGCACGGTGGACCGCGCCCTGACGGAGGCCATCGCCTCGGACGCGGCGGAGGCCGCCGCGAAGACGGCCGTGGACGAGGTCTTCGAAGGACGCCGGGGGCCGGACCGCGACATCGAGCGCGTGCTCGCGACGGAGCTCGTCGCCGAGGTGGCCGAGTCCGCCGTGCGGCAGGTCCTGGACGACGACAACGGCAGCGCCCCCGAGCGGGAACTCGCCGCCGCCGTCGCGACCCAGGTGGCCGAGGCCACCGCGGGCGTCGCCGTGGACGAGGTGCTGGACCGCCACGCCACCGGCCCCGAGGAGCGCGCCCTGTCCACCGCAGAGGACCGCGATGCCCGGGACCTCGACGAGGACGAAGGGACCGACGAGGTCTGGACCGCCGACGCCTGGCAGCGCGACCCGAAGGACGTGCCCCCTCCGGAGATCACCGAGGAGGTCTGGACCGCGGACGCGTGGAGCCGCGACCCGGAAGGCATGGCCGCTCCGACCGACCCCGACGAGGAGGATGACTTCGTCAGCGGCGTGGAGCGCGTCGAGGAGAACGGCGTGCACATCTCCGTCTCCATCATCGAGGGCGCGGCCCCGACGGACGTGGAGCCGGAGGTGGAGCTGCCCGACGAGTCCCACGACGAGCTGCCCCCCAGCCGCCGGCCGCTGTCGCTCGTGAGCGACCCTGGGGAAGAGCCCTTCCAGGAGGCCCCGGAACAGGAACAGCCCGCCGTCGACCGTCCGGAGGAACCCGCGCCGGCCGCGGGCTTCGCGGGCCGCGCGGCGGGCATGTTCTCCCTGGCGAAGGAGATCGCCGGTCAGGCGCTCGCGAGCGATGGCCTGGGCCGCGCCGTCGGGGCCATGCATGGCCTGATGGAGGCCGTGCGCACCAGCCTGGGCACCGGCGGAGGCAGCCGGCTGGATGACTACGGCAAGGACGCGGGGCTGGTGGAGAACCTCCAGCCCGTCCTGGACTTCCTCTACGAGCAGTACTGGCGCGTCTCCGTGGAGGGCGTGGATCAGGTGCCGCGCGGCGCCGCCATCCTCGTCGCCAACCACTCCGGCGCCCTGCCCTACGACGGGCTCGTGATGGCGCAGGCGCTCGCGCGGGAGCGCCCGGACCTGCTCGAGGCCCGCTGGCTCGTGGAGGATCAGGTCTTCCACGCGCCCATGCTCGGCACGCTCTTCAACCGCCTGGGCGCCGTGCGCGCCTCGCCGGAGAACGCGCTGCGGCTGCTCGACGAACGCCGGCCGCTCGTCGTCTTCCCGGAGGGCTACCAGGGCGCGAGCAAGCCGTTCGCGGAGCGCTACCGCCTCAAGCGCTTCGGCCGCGGCGGCTTCGTGAAGCTGGCCCTGCGCACGGGCGCGCCCATCGTCCCGGTGGCCATCGTCGGCGCGGAGGAGACGTCCCCGCTGCTGGGCCGCCTCCCGGGAGGCTTCCTCGGGTTCCCGTCGCTGCCGCTCACCGCGCCCGGCCCGCTGCCCGCCAAGTGGACCATCCGCTTCGGCGAGCCGCTGTCCATGGAGGGCCTGCCCCCGGAGGCCGCGGACGACCTGGGCGAGGTGCAGCGGCTCACGGAGCTGACCCGCGAGTCCATCCAGCGCATGCTCCAGGCCCTGCTGCGCGAGCGCCGCTCCGTCTTCGCGGGCTGA
- the mutL gene encoding DNA mismatch repair endonuclease MutL, translated as MSRIARLSDVLINKIAAGEVVERPASVVKELCENSLDAGARTVRVELEGGGVGRITISDDGHGMSREDATLCLERHATSKLRELDDLFHIDSMGFRGEAIPAIASVSRFTLHTAEPDAHEGTKVMVEGGGPPTVEDAPPRVGTVITVEDLFFNVPARRKFMRQGATELKHCEEAVVRLALAYPEVGFFASHEGNELFSSPVSEHDPRERIAAALGPASFPHLFPVEERRLGVVVTGYLASPEYTLPNARGLYTFVNRRYIRDRGLISTVQRAFQDFLPAGRQPVVVLHIDVEPRAVDVNVHPQKMEVRFADARGVQDAISAALSRVLRAAPWLGTPEQQAANPQPRDAAHYAHAVERFLTRAQEATWGAPLPTAMDAPGGPGGSMPARPLTPSYFSPNGGAQGSAFPGPFQGPQVPGRSPAFGEAQPQLNEAPPPGYFAALRPMGLLGSRFHVCEGPGGTLVVLDPHAALERARLTAYLRRLDDDTKAPPPSLFGTTVDLSLAAVKALVDGREALLKLGVDVEPFGGTALALKSVPPGLEGVDPRALLEALSRALPPRSAPLDVTSLAEAVRVMACHAARRASSSPLTDAQLRALLGELDRADFTPPCTHGTVVVLEMPLLELERRAR; from the coding sequence ATGTCCCGAATCGCGCGCCTGAGCGACGTGCTCATCAACAAGATCGCCGCCGGCGAGGTGGTGGAACGCCCCGCCTCCGTGGTGAAGGAGCTGTGCGAGAACTCGCTCGACGCGGGCGCGCGCACCGTGCGCGTGGAGCTGGAGGGCGGCGGCGTGGGCCGCATCACCATCTCCGACGACGGCCACGGCATGAGCCGCGAGGACGCCACGCTCTGCCTGGAGCGCCACGCCACCAGCAAGCTGCGCGAGCTGGACGACCTCTTCCACATCGACTCCATGGGGTTCCGGGGGGAGGCCATCCCCGCCATCGCGTCGGTGTCCCGCTTCACGCTGCACACCGCGGAGCCGGACGCGCACGAGGGCACGAAGGTCATGGTGGAGGGCGGCGGCCCGCCCACGGTGGAGGACGCGCCGCCCCGCGTGGGCACCGTCATCACCGTGGAGGACCTCTTCTTCAACGTGCCCGCGCGCCGCAAGTTCATGCGCCAGGGCGCCACCGAGCTCAAGCACTGCGAGGAGGCCGTGGTGCGCCTGGCGCTCGCGTACCCGGAGGTCGGCTTCTTCGCCTCGCACGAGGGCAACGAGCTGTTCTCGAGCCCGGTCAGCGAACATGATCCGCGCGAGCGGATCGCCGCGGCCCTGGGCCCCGCGTCCTTCCCGCACCTGTTCCCGGTGGAGGAGCGCCGGCTGGGCGTCGTCGTCACGGGCTACCTCGCGTCGCCGGAGTACACGCTGCCCAACGCGCGCGGGCTCTACACCTTCGTCAACCGCCGCTACATCCGCGACCGCGGCCTCATCAGCACCGTGCAGCGCGCGTTCCAGGACTTCCTGCCCGCGGGCCGCCAGCCGGTGGTGGTGCTGCACATCGACGTGGAGCCCCGCGCGGTGGACGTCAACGTGCACCCCCAGAAGATGGAGGTGCGCTTCGCGGACGCCCGGGGCGTGCAGGACGCCATCAGCGCCGCCCTCTCTCGCGTGCTGCGCGCGGCCCCCTGGCTGGGCACGCCCGAGCAGCAGGCCGCGAACCCCCAGCCCCGCGACGCCGCGCACTACGCGCACGCCGTGGAGCGCTTCCTCACCCGCGCGCAGGAGGCCACCTGGGGCGCGCCGCTGCCCACCGCGATGGACGCACCGGGAGGCCCGGGCGGTTCCATGCCCGCGCGCCCGCTGACGCCGTCCTACTTCTCGCCGAATGGCGGCGCGCAGGGCAGTGCGTTCCCCGGTCCGTTCCAGGGCCCGCAGGTGCCGGGCCGCTCGCCCGCGTTCGGCGAGGCCCAGCCGCAGCTCAACGAGGCGCCGCCCCCGGGTTACTTCGCGGCGCTGCGCCCCATGGGCCTCCTGGGCAGCCGCTTCCACGTCTGCGAGGGCCCTGGCGGCACGCTGGTGGTGCTGGATCCGCACGCCGCGCTGGAGCGTGCGCGCCTCACCGCGTACCTGCGCCGGCTGGACGACGACACGAAGGCGCCGCCGCCGTCGCTGTTCGGCACCACGGTGGACCTGTCACTCGCCGCGGTGAAGGCGCTGGTGGACGGCCGCGAGGCGCTGCTCAAGCTGGGCGTGGACGTGGAGCCCTTCGGCGGCACCGCGCTCGCGCTCAAGTCGGTGCCCCCGGGCCTGGAGGGCGTGGACCCTCGCGCGCTCCTGGAGGCCCTGTCGCGCGCGCTGCCTCCGCGCAGCGCTCCGCTGGACGTCACGAGCCTCGCGGAGGCCGTGCGCGTGATGGCCTGTCACGCCGCTCGCCGCGCGTCCTCGTCGCCGCTCACCGACGCGCAGCTGCGCGCGCTGCTGGGGGAGCTGGACCGCGCGGACTTCACGCCACCGTGCACGCACGGCACGGTGGTGGTGCTGGAGATGCCGCTCCTGGAGCTGGAGCGGCGCGCGCGCTGA
- a CDS encoding SDR family oxidoreductase, with the protein MEVIRAGKGPMRIAVTGANGDYGKLLLPRLEADPDVESILVLDTKEPQGTSKVEFHRVDLTRYDAEAELTDALTERPVDALFHLAFLFGPILNGPLAHELEVIGTMNVLTAVGRARLPRLVVPSLTVTYGARGNNPALLREGSPLFGCPHSRFVNDKVEVEGQVRAFRERHPDTRTLVLRFAPLLGRSLDNPVTRLLSHAVVPTLLGFDPLWQALHEEDAGRALHLALRAEAAGEFNIVGRGVLPLSGLIRQAGARPLPLPGPLFRGALRALGVVGAGTLPVALLDYMHYSWVADGERAESALGFVPLHHVRDAASALRRSQS; encoded by the coding sequence ATGGAAGTGATCCGAGCAGGCAAGGGCCCGATGCGCATCGCGGTGACAGGCGCCAATGGCGACTACGGCAAGCTGCTCCTGCCGAGGCTGGAAGCGGACCCCGACGTGGAGAGCATCCTCGTGCTGGACACGAAGGAGCCCCAGGGGACGAGCAAGGTGGAGTTCCACCGCGTGGACCTCACCCGCTACGACGCGGAAGCAGAGCTGACGGACGCGCTCACCGAGCGCCCCGTGGACGCCCTCTTCCACCTGGCGTTCCTCTTCGGGCCCATCCTCAACGGCCCGCTGGCGCACGAGCTGGAGGTCATCGGCACGATGAACGTGCTGACGGCGGTGGGCCGTGCCCGGCTGCCACGGCTGGTGGTGCCGTCGCTCACGGTGACGTACGGCGCTCGGGGCAACAACCCGGCGCTCCTGCGCGAGGGCTCCCCGCTGTTCGGCTGTCCGCACAGCCGGTTCGTGAACGACAAGGTGGAGGTCGAAGGCCAGGTGCGGGCCTTCCGCGAGCGGCACCCGGACACGCGCACGCTGGTGTTGCGGTTCGCCCCCCTGCTCGGCCGGAGCCTGGACAATCCAGTGACGCGGTTGCTGTCGCACGCCGTGGTGCCCACGCTTCTGGGATTCGACCCGCTGTGGCAGGCCCTCCACGAGGAGGACGCGGGCCGGGCGCTGCACCTGGCGCTCCGGGCGGAGGCGGCCGGGGAGTTCAACATCGTGGGGCGCGGGGTGTTGCCCCTGTCGGGGCTCATCCGCCAGGCGGGCGCGCGACCGCTCCCCCTGCCCGGGCCGTTGTTTCGTGGAGCACTTCGCGCGCTCGGGGTCGTGGGAGCGGGCACGTTGCCGGTGGCCCTGCTCGACTACATGCATTACTCCTGGGTCGCGGACGGGGAGCGCGCTGAGTCCGCGCTGGGGTTCGTGCCCCTCCACCACGTCAGGGACGCCGCCTCGGCGCTCAGAAGGAGCCAGTCATGA